Below is a window of Plasmodium sp. gorilla clade G2 genome assembly, chromosome: 6 DNA.
cttggACATTTTGCTGGTTCCTTTGTTTTCATTCCCtttctacaaaaaaaaaaaaaaaaaaaaaaaacatgtttggtgaaataaatatatatttttttttttgataatgtgctctatatcatattttcatacatatatatttattttatatataatattttcttattaacTTACAATAAGAAACATAATAAGTATTGAACATCTGAAAATGTTTTAGACAAACTGGTTAAAATATCTCCAATAATGTTATCAAGAAGGTTCACATTATTTACTAAAAATAaactacaaaaaaataaaataaaaaaaaaaacaaaataaaataaaataatcatatgaTATATACACATGTGCACacattacatataaatatatatatatatatatatatatatatatatatatacatatatacatttatatttctcaAATTTATGTGTAAAATGTTACCCGCTTAGTAATACTCTCAATAAGGATGAGAAAACAAAATTGTTCtccttatatttataaaaattaaaaggaaaaatggttgtacaaaataataatataaaaagcaCAAAAACATGAAAAACAatgtttgaaaaaatatgtatctGAAATAAAACATCCagcaaaaatattaataatgataaggTGGTCAGAAATATAATCAAAATTACGTAATTTATCAAGTAGTAATATTCGtcaataattattttatttaaatctaAAATGtatctataaaaaataaaatataaaaaaaatatatatattaagtcAAAATTAAtcaatacatacatacatatatacatacatatatatatatatatatatatatttttatattttttatttcctgtTTAAACTTACGTAAAATTAACACCATAAAACTGCATGAACAGAAATGATCCAAATATgaagaggaaaaaaaaattcaaaacaTATAATAGTCTGTATACAGGTAGGACAGACAAAATAACATtcatgtttatattatttatatttatatataacaaaatgattgtatttataataagaGTTATCAATATTCCACATAAGATATAAAGGGTTCCTTTATACTGTcctattttttctattttgcttttaatgtatattttaaaatttaagaAATCTAATTTCTCACAATTATCACCTCTTTTCTTTTGTACTAGCAAATAGgttgattttattttttcctataaaaaaaaaaaaaatatataaataaataaataaaatatgaacacaaaatgaattatatgtaaaaaggTATGTGtccatacatatatatatatatatatatatatatatatttttatttttatttttatttttctttttacgTTAAGCTGTTCCTCTTTGCTTATTTGATGTAAATTATTACAATACTTCTGATAAAGGTCCAAAGATGTTGtaagtttttcttttttgttttttttcttaagtattttataaacagataatacatttatatttaaataattatttaatatatcaaacgaattatatatatgtaaacatTTAGTTTTTAACATTTCTATTTCTTTAAGATTAATTTTATCACtttctaaaaaatattttatttcatttaatttttctgttAAAAAAGAACATTCATTAACATAATGTTCTTTAaccatattaatatattcttctaaaatataaaaaaataaataatcataatctATATCTACACATTCTATATctgattttttctttttctcctTATGGTTTGATGGGTATTTATATTCAGAATTAATTAATGAACACACTTCTTTAACATCTGGATTATTCTTATCAATTCTTTCATATAAACTAATAATATCAGGattacattttctttttattatcttttttaaaaatttgtagtctatatatttatgttccCAGGATTTTACTTTCATATGTTTTAACTTCTCAGCGAACTTCattttaaacaaaaataaaatgtaatatatataaatatatgtcaatgaataaatgataacacatacacatatatatatatatatatatatatatattatatgtgttgTTACAGGggaaaattaaaacaaaattattatttggatTCTCtcttcttttataatattacttCATGTgtcacatataaaatataaacacataaaaatataaacatataaacatataaaaatataaatatcaattcatacaaaatatatacatatataatatatatatatatatttatttattcatattttatatgctCTTACAAAACGTATTCAAATTattcaacaaaaaaaatatgttacaTTTCACATATACATTAAAACAATTTAAActctttatttttcttacaAATAAATCAAACAAAAACACAATGCAATCTcattattaaagaaaataaaaaaaaaaaaaaaaaaaaatatacatatatgaaatatgCCATATATCAAGTAGTATATAAATAactacaataaaaaaaaatataaaataaattataaaaattaagagacaaaattattatataattatatacatataaatatatacatataattatatatattaatttttctttctttcatttttattttcaaagttatatatataaaaaaaaaaaaaaaattatatttataattcctcagttattttttatatatctcctcttattaaatattacatatattatatatatatatatatatatatatatatatttatttatatatattaatatatatcttatatatatatatattatatatatcaatatttttattattctgtGTTcaacttatttttttttttttacacttGATAATTTGTTAAagattaaaattaatattttaaaaatataatctatttatattatatgaccTATGATCAGTTTGGTttgttttcatttatattgttttattcttctaattttttattatttatttattttttttttattgatttgacaatattaattttttgagATATACAACTATGTGTttgtatttaaaataatcaaGTGAtcacaataaataaatataaatataaaaatatatatatatatatatatatatatatatatatataagacaatatatatatattatattatataaaatatgtatccATAAGAATTtctgaacatatatatgaatgtaacaaatatttttaaatatatgtaaaaggctatcaattatataaatgtagatatataaaaatgtagttatatatatatattatatatatatatcttcattttgtttaatatttataaatttttcttatatccTTATTTTCACTCCTCATTAATGCAAAAAACATATTTgcaacattttttaaaaaatttaaaaaaatatgaaaaaaaacaaacaaacatttacatttcaaataaaaaaagaataaaaaatgaggAACTTATTCGTGGGTATTACTATTACTCTATGATCATAAGAATGAAATTGATGAAACAAAATAATGTgaataatacaaattataatatatttaataattatgagGAGGAGTTGAAGCGGGAAggaaattattattcatttaataaaaatcagATTACTTCTGaggtatataaaataaaagataatgtATCGAATATTTCTTATGGgccatataatatttatgatgatagtaatattatgaattataAGAACAATCAAAAGttgtatgaaaaaaaaaaaaaaatgataacacTACAAAGGTGTTATTATTCAGGTTATATAGATAaacataaagaaaataatagcAAAGAATTGCATGGTCCAATAAAAAATTtgcaaaaatataacaacacaaataataataataataataataataaggaagatgatatttctaatatttctaatatttctaatatttctaatatttataacatttataatatttataatatttataatatgcatggtaataataaaaaatgtggaCAAAACAAATGGAAAGATatcttaatatttaatttaaaaaattatatcatcTTATGCAGATTACATATACCAGctggaatatatttattattttattcatctTTATATGGTTATTTTTTAACTTACGatattaacaatatattattaaataataatattattaatatgaatgaaataaaagatatattaaaaaatataagtttgtttttatttgGTAGTATAAATACAAGAATTACAGGATGTATtataaatgatttattagataaaaattttgataaACAAGTtgaaagaacaaaaaatagACCCATAgctaatacaaatataagtGTAAATAAAgctataatatattgttctATACATGGAATACTATCACTTTTAACTCTCTTTCAATTTAATTCGAATACAATTTATATAGGTTTATATTCAaccttcttcatttttacatATCCTTTATTTAAACGTTTAACATATTATGCTCAGGTATACTTATCTCTTACATTTAATTTAGGTTATTTTATATCAGCAAgtgtaaatattaatttaatagataatataattcCCACTGTTGTAGGTTTCTTACCTTTATCATTCTtaactattatatatgatacaATATATGCTCATCAAGATAAAAAAGATGATATCAGATTAAAACTTAAATCGCTAGCCATCAAATGGgataaaaatacattaaaatattcaaaattattatctcTCAATATGCTCCTTTTTTTGTATGCATCATCATATCTTTTTGATATGCATTTTTCTTACTACATATTTTCAACATTCAATATAATGTATTTGTATTACATTCTAGACAACGTATCCTTAACTGATAAGCAAAAATGTATGACCTTTTTTAAAAGTAGTAAAAATGTTTTGTTCTTGATGACCATCGCAGCAATTCTAAGTAAGTCTTTCCAACTGCTACataaaaaggaagaaaataaaaataaaataaataaataaataaaatatatatatgtattataaataaataatcaaaTGAAGATTAAGCAGGCcatgaatatttttacaaatatatggACATATTaggatatatacatatatatatatatatatatatatatgtgactactcaatttattttgttcgtcaaaattgttattttttttttttatgcatacataaatattttatttgtccTATTAATGAGAAGATGTTCCTTGGacaatcattttttttttttttttttttaattaattaaataaataaaaatatatacatacatatatatatatatacatattgttAATTTCTCTTTTCTTTCATATGACTTGTGTCGATTTgtacacatttatatatttatatttaaaaagattaaaaaaataaataatatgttaaatgttaattatgataaacttatatatgaattttacACAAAAAGTACactcaaaaaaataaaataaaataaaataaaataaaataaaagaatatatcatataataaaattaataagaccaaaaaaagaagattAAAAATACAAGAAGATAAATaagtaattatataaatataaatatatatttgggtgtatatttttgaaaattataatctGCTTATATTCCTGGAGGAATGAATTTCACAGGTTTGTTATATCGATCGTTCATAtctataaaaagaaaaaaaaaaaatatatatatatatgtatgtatatatatatatatatatatttttatctcaTACCTAAAGTATCAATCTTTCCGTTCATTAAATTCATGTGGTTCATATTACTACAAAGGagaatgaacaaataaaataatatatatgtaagtatatatatatatatatttatttatgtaccTATCCAATGTGTAGCCAGGGAGGTTATTAGGGATGGACGAATTTTTTAAGTTGGCCTTTAACTTGGTAAACAAATCTTTATCAAGCAAATTCGTATCAACACGGAAATTGACACCTGAGAAGTGACACataaatgtatacatatatatatatatatatatatatatatatatatgaatgtatgggggaattaattttttaattttttaatattttaatttttttttttttttttttatgagaTCGAAATATTACACATTACCTGATAAAACGTTTGGAGTGGGTGCCATGGGATTTAATTTGGTGTTGTATATATCCAGGTTGTTATttgttatttctttattaagCCTCAAATTAACTATAGTAAGAAAAacacacacaaaaaaaaaaaaaaaaaaaaaaaaaaaaaaaaaaaaaaaaatatataaatatatatatatatatatatatatttatttatttatttttatttttatttttattttatacccTCGCGTGATATGTTCAACTCTTTCACCaattcttcatatttttttttcaagatgtcattttccttttttatattttcttgtgCAACATTTTGCTGCTCTATTGTATCCTTAAGATTTTTGAgttcattatttaattgagtaatttgtttttcattttgtgAATTCATTTTTTCCATGTTATCATGTTctaatgttttattttttaatttatctttcattttttttaattgtgtTTGTaattttgtaataatatcattaccTTTATTGATTTCATCTATAGCtatattaatttcattttctagtttaaaatttctttctttatatttttttaattctgtTTCTAAATTAGTGTTTGATAATTTGATACTTTCAAAACTTgaattatttgataaattaCTTTCAcattctttttcatatttattttttaaatcattaaATTCAAGAgtaaatgtatttttatatttttcaagtttttctttttcagaTTCTATagattctttttcttttataatttttaataaattaaaatttttttcttctaattcattctttaaattttttattttactatTAAGATGGAAAATTGTAGTTTCTTGTGTTTCATTCATTTCATGTAATtcattacatttatttttaaaattgtctacaattttttttaattcatcgttttgtaaattatatctttcttcttt
It encodes the following:
- a CDS encoding G-protein associated signal transduction protein, putative, with the translated sequence MKFAEKLKHMKVKSWEHKYIDYKFLKKIIKRKCNPDIISLYERIDKNNPDVKEVCSLINSEYKYPSNHKEKKKKSDIECVDIDYDYLFFYILEEYINMVKEHYVNECSFLTEKLNEIKYFLESDKINLKEIEMLKTKCLHIYNSFDILNNYLNINVLSVYKILKKKNKKEKLTTSLDLYQKYCNNLHQISKEEQLNEKIKSTYLLVQKKRGDNCEKLDFLNFKIYIKSKIEKIGQYKGTLYILCGILITLIINTIILLYININNINMNVILSVLPVYRLLYVLNFFFLFIFGSFLFMQFYGVNFTYILDLNKIIIDEYYYLINYVILIIFLTTLSLLIFLLDVLFQIHIFSNIVFHVFVLFILLFCTTIFPFNFYKYKENNFVFSSLLRVLLSGLFLVNNVNLLDNIIGDILTSLSKTFSDVQYLLCFLLKGMKTKEPAKCPILETYINPIFLALPFYLRLCQCLIRFNNEREKVHIYNMLKYLSGIFIVICTSFNWSYFGFDIYTSKLILVCSYVIGSTYMYIWDLYCDWGLLKEYNHLLRKNNNIMYPPHYYYFAGLLNLIFRLTWAITIMPINIFENKEINSFLITFFLMFIEVLRRSIWMCFRLENEHVTNASRYRAILWVPRLTKKKKF
- a CDS encoding para-hydroxybenzoate--polyprenyltransferase, putative, translating into MQKTYLQHFLKNLKKYEKKQTNIYISNKKRIKNEELIRGYYYYSMIIRMKLMKQNNVNNTNYNIFNNYEEELKREGNYYSFNKNQITSEVYKIKDNVSNISYGPYNIYDDSNIMNYKNNQKLYEKKKKMITLQRCYYSGYIDKHKENNSKELHGPIKNLQKYNNTNNNNNNNNKEDDISNISNISNISNIYNIYNIYNIYNMHGNNKKCGQNKWKDILIFNLKNYIILCRLHIPAGIYLLFYSSLYGYFLTYDINNILLNNNIINMNEIKDILKNISLFLFGSINTRITGCIINDLLDKNFDKQVERTKNRPIANTNISVNKAIIYCSIHGILSLLTLFQFNSNTIYIGLYSTFFIFTYPLFKRLTYYAQVYLSLTFNLGYFISASVNINLIDNIIPTVVGFLPLSFLTIIYDTIYAHQDKKDDIRLKLKSLAIKWDKNTLKYSKLLSLNMLLFLYASSYLFDMHFSYYIFSTFNIMYLYYILDNVSLTDKQKCMTFFKSSKNVLFLMTIAAILSKSFQLLHKKEENKNKINK